From the Choristoneura fumiferana chromosome 15, NRCan_CFum_1, whole genome shotgun sequence genome, the window TAAAATTGAGAAcgtttatatataaaataaaaacctttgTTAGCAATGTTTTGGCTCCGTTAAATAATACATGGCTTCTTATAAAGACACATTGCAATTAGCGAGAAAACctaggtatgtacagtcaccagcaccaatatctcacacaacaagcgtgcataaatatctgacccgactgtatttctatttttgcacgctccgctgtagcacatattaatgctggtgactgtacctatgagGGAGGGAGgcttacggctgatataatgtgatgatgataaaatagaACATACTTACTTCACGTCACTTTTGTGTATCAATACAGACAATGCagcaaatacaaattaataataataagtttagaTTAGCTCGTCGCATTTCCACGTAGCTCGTTGTTGCATCGCGTGTGTGGGATTAACTTGTCGCAGCAGAATTACTTTATCTGACAGCTACTCCCTGCAACATTGCACTCGGAGCATCCACTTTAAGGCTTTCGTGAGTTCTTACAAAATGGAAATATTCttgattaagtaggtacctagtaaattttattgaagatttagacattattattttagaaaggcataagttaattaaatttgtgGAGTAGGGAAGTGcgtaagtatataaatataagttattgttaaaaaattcaagcttttttgttgacttttctTTGCTAAAGCTTTGGGCCATCAGAATTTTACAACCAGATTGTTGTATTGCATTGCCGTTTCACCAAACTCTGAACCCGTTTATACGGCGATAGGTATCCTTCTTTGCAGAACTGTTTTTCGTAGGATCCGATTTAGTGCAACAGTATTTTAATGCATGCACTCCGTGCCCTGCCCGTGTCATAAGGTTGCAGAGCTCGGCAATAAAACGGATCCTGCAAAGTAAGTtatcataaaaaacaaaacaaacaaaaactgtATTACAGCATTTTTTCTTGGATTTCTCTTTCATTTTAACttctttattttgtaataagtgGTTTAAATTGTTTAATGAGACTAACTTTTGATAAACAAGTTAAACTAAACTCTCGCATGCAGACTCAATAGGTAATGAAAgtgatttttcaattttaaaaccggccaagtacgtgtcggacacgcccaaaacagggttccgtagccattacgacaaaattaagtaatatttttcgaagaatttcgtattttatacggaatcttccatagtttaggtatattttataccttaggttgctatttactcttatgtaatgtacctaggtagtgataatgtacgacgtgataatctgaatgcAATCGGTTCGAATGAACAGACATTTTTCGCCGCGGATCTAGCGAACGCAGCGAGCGAGATTGATATAGTCGGAGCAGTTCCGACCTGaccaggttaggttagttaagcTCTCGCCCTGCgttaggttttttatttatttcaatcacggaaatcgtacgtaaggcatgataatcggaagacataatgcttcggattatcacgtcgtacattattggttccctgctagttcAGTACGGGGTGGtaatgcacggcatgataattcgtgcacataagcacggattatcaggccgtgcattatttaagcgtgcattaacaagttgtacattaactacactcTTTGTATCATATTCTTAGGTCCAAGGTCACTTGGACGCTCTAGTCCGCATGGCCCAATCCTGCGTGATCAAGGTCCGAGCTACCCCGAAAGACGTCCGCGCCTACTTCACCAACTCGGCCCCTCTGACGCGGTCAGGCCAGTGCTTCGCCGCATGCATGCTGGAACAGAGCGACGTTATTAACCATGGGAAGGTATGTTTAAAGAGTTTCCGAACTATATCCCTGCTTGTGGACGCAGGCTTTCACTAGGTAGACCGACGACATCGCAAAAGTTGCAGACAGCTGAATAATGTaggtggcaagttgtcgttcagtgtggcgttctaaaggagACGCTCTTATTCATTAGTCgccatcttccggctgatgatgagtCTTCCATGTCCTTTTGAACGCCGGGGACTGCACGCACGGGGGCACGCATATTCAATCAGCGAAGATGTGGTCTATGATGGTTTTTCATCTTAAGTGAAATTGGGATTATTTGCTACCTACCATTAAGCTATTGCCTAATGGTATACGATTACGATgaagatagaaagagatggtggctCCAGATTGCAACTCGCGGTTTAACtacatagatttttttaaaaggttgAATGTGTGGGATCCTATTGCGCCCTCTTAACATTAGAGGTGCCTGATTTAGAGTTCTAACCACCCTAGCCTAACTGTGAATATGCACCAAAGTCCCCCCTTTCCGGCAACAAAGTCATTGCGCCCTAGGCTCTAGCCTTATTAGCCTATGGGTAAATCAGGGCCTGAGAGGGGATACCTAAACGCCATTGATTTTGACAGACAATATGCTGCTATCCCTATCCTGCCCCTAACTAGTAGGGGTGCTAGAGAAGAGTCCCACATGACCTCCCACTATGAAACTCTCAGGTAGGGATAAGTCAGGTCCACACCGTAAAAACACCTATAAACTGATTTGTTTCTTGTATATTCTCAGGTCAACCGCGATCTCCTAGTCCACCTAGCCAGCCTAGTGAACGGCAGGAACTCCCGCGTAGTTCGCAAACTGAACAGCGTCTCCCGAATGTGCTTAGACAGCATCGAAGGCATGTCCGACCGGTGCCAGCTAGCGTCGACCTACAATGACTGTCTTAACGAGAACATGATCGAGTTTGCCTTCCCATTGGATATCGCGGAGGAAGCTGTGAGGAAGATGCCTTTCCACCTGATACAGCCCAAGTAAGTCTATACCTACTGGTACCAGTCGAACCGTTTGAGTCCTAACTCAccatagaacgttctcacagtaagtgtaataataaattcccttgtcaagcaatgcgatgtcactatgactttttctacgaaaaggttccacagtggatcacgattcagttggttcgagtatAGGTACACCATCCGATTAGTTACTTGATCTCAGAACTCCTCCTTCACTTCTCCGCATTGGCGTGCGGTGGATCAATTATCCAGGGTACTtagtcgtcgtcgtcgtcgtcgtcccagcctatatacgtcccactgctgggcaca encodes:
- the LOC141435548 gene encoding general odorant-binding protein 19d-like — encoded protein: MFFIRMIFCLLLGLVVSSHARRGAGTLVDFSDPKVQGHLDALVRMAQSCVIKVRATPKDVRAYFTNSAPLTRSGQCFAACMLEQSDVINHGKVNRDLLVHLASLVNGRNSRVVRKLNSVSRMCLDSIEGMSDRCQLASTYNDCLNENMIEFAFPLDIAEEAVRKMPFHLIQPNLPQELRQTSF